A genomic window from Diorhabda sublineata isolate icDioSubl1.1 chromosome 8, icDioSubl1.1, whole genome shotgun sequence includes:
- the LOC130448431 gene encoding uncharacterized protein LOC130448431, with amino-acid sequence MTSTNEHLPQPPKQRISPLEFRNTDLVSRLLAATPPYLYNMSLLPNTYFFSEMLRSFVQAKAERSQSFHPPIRRSRKRNWTTSRTECFLKPPNESKSEEVVQQDNSIDWMLKSNKKTEENPLELTMNKDVTEYFQNKTENFNKIEQNNPEVYSNMHHNISQDNPQNLVLPPPPPMWYPPLYPAPPYGIDPLHFFIDLRVSGHIYDKKNNKDNETLTSENSSKDKIPHTEVSNFDSESITSSFKQTRNCSAFSVPVPSGSKSTNPINLSEKETKSTKFDVKSMGFDKTTNKTSTNYVMSNITNIYKNINGSRNDNIEIKEENEEKKVRDLRAVIGLELVVDYMKQKPEKHTNDESSVSSDIESVGSPTLEVVDEN; translated from the coding sequence atGACTTCTACCAACGAGCATTTGCCTCAACCTCCAAAACAAAGAATTTCCCCGCTGGAATTCCGTAATACCGATTTGGTATCGAGACTTTTGGCTGCAACTCCACCGTATCTATACAACATGTCGTTACTTCCAAACACTTACTTCTTCAGTGAAATGCTGAGATCGTTCGTACAAGCTAAAGCAGAAAGATCGCAGTCGTTTCATCCTCCGATAAGAAGATCGAGAAAAAGAAATTGGACAACGTCGAGGACAGAATGTTTCCTTAAGCCTCCGAACGAATCCAAATCGGAAGAGGTGGTTCAACAAGATAATTCAATTGATTGGATGTTGAAGAGTAATAAGAAAACTGAGGAAAATCCTCTGGAACTCACTATGAACAAAGACGtaactgaatattttcaaaataaaactgaaaatttcaacaaaatcgaacaaaataatcCCGAGGTTTATTCTAATATGCATCACAACATCTCCCAAGATAATCCTCAAAATTTAGTTTTACCTCCACCTCCGCCTATGTGGTATCCTCCTCTATATCCAGCGCCTCCTTACGGCATAGATCCGCTGCATTTTTTCATAGATCTCCGAGTTTCAGGTCACATATACgataaaaagaataacaaagaTAACGAAACTCTAACTAGCGAAAATTCATCGAAAGATAAAATTCCGCATACGGAAGTTTCAAATTTCGATTCAGAATCAATTACGAGTTCCTTTAAACAAACAAGAAATTGTTCGGCATTCTCAGTACCAGTACCAAGTGGTAGTAAATCAACGAACCCCATAAATCTATCGGAAAAAGAAACTAAATCTACGAAATTCGATGTAAAATCCATGGGATTtgataaaactacaaataaaacAAGCACCAACTATGTTATGTCGAACATAAcgaacatttataaaaatataaacggATCTAGAAATGATAATATcgaaattaaagaagaaaacgAAGAAAAGAAAGTTAGAGATTTGAGAGCTGTTATTGGTTTGGAATTAGTTGTTGACTATATGAAACAGAAGCCCGAAAAACATACAAATGACGAATCTTCCGTTTCTTCCGATATAGAATCCGTGGGGAGTCCGACGTTAGAGGTTGTAGACGAAAATTAG